The genomic segment CGCCAGATAAAAAAAATGCCAAACAAtggcacatccctaatatacacccTCCCAACAAACCACACATGCCTACACCTTCATACAGTCTCCATACATGCATCCACAATCCCCCTAGCACATCACACCCCACATACCTACTCCACCATGCCCACGCCCCAACAGAACCATCTCCACTCTCCAGACACAGAACCCCACACCTCCTACAGACAGACTGTAACTCCATACACTcaacactcccctcccccctccttctacAGATCTGTATTGGAAAGCACTCCTGGTGCCATGACTCTGCCTGCTTTTCCTtcttgtttatataaaaaaaggaaattaaactCATGCAAGCAGAATTTCATTTGACTACAAGAACAATCTTTTTAAATTCAACAGTAAAGCGTTCCTTCTTTCATATGGCGGTGGCATGGACCAGCAGTCATAAAAATATTTTGGCCCATATTTTAACCAAAAAGCCCCCTTTTCTGTTTATGAGGACGGATTTGCAAACTTTTTCTTTGGGTACATTAGGCGGCTCAGGCAGCTTTCCGCCTAGTTCCAATCTGGTAAAATCTTCCAATTTCCTTAGGAGTAAttatctattgatttttttttttttttttgctgctggtcTCATGCAAATCCCCCTCCCATCAAACCtccactcccctcctccctgaaaaacaaaccaacaacccAAACGAATCAATAAATGATCTGCAGAAACTCGTAGTCATTCGGGTGGTTCTTCTGCAGATTTCGCCAGAAACTGGCAAATAAAAGATCCAACACAAATTCAGCAGAGCTGCAGATAAATTGAATCAGTTTAGGAACTTCTTTTACAGAAGCTCACAAACTCTTTGAGAAATTGGCATAAACCTGCTCAACACCCGAGCAGCAGCTGTGAAGATGTTATTGGGAGGTGCTTTATTTGTGCACCGTGAATTATAAATGATTCATTGCTTCTCCTAGCCTTTGCTTGCTTGCCATtgcttcttgcagcccccctccccctcccctgacatgGTTATGGCTGATAACACTGCCATGGAAAACAGCTGCATTCTTTGGCATCCCCaagcctcactgcctgccttaaCAGTGATGGGTACAGGTCTTGCAGCCGGAGCTCCTTTCTCACTGCTGGTAataaaagtgcatgctgcacgcTGGGAGGGGGAACCCAGAAAAATACATGATGGCAATTTTCACAAGCAGGAAAACTTGTAACGCTGCTTTTCAGCACAGGTAAGCCGTCTGCTGTTTTTTCTCTGCTCATCTCTCTCCcgtgtgagggggggagggggggggggaccaacAGTTGCTGGAGCTCAGAAATCACCACCCAGCTTGTTGGAGCTGACAGACAGAGCGCCAGCGGctagacagcagcagcagcagcagcagagggggATGTTTGGAGCCTTAAGGAAAGGCTCCCGAGGCTTGGAAGAGCAGATCTGACTCCAAGGTGCTGATTTTGCGTTGCCTGCTCCCTCCTTTTTGGACCCGCAGAGGCTGCTACGACGTGGTGCCTTGACAGATCGGCGTTCCACCATGAAACTCAAACTGAGCATCCTGTCCCTCTTTGTGGCGCTGGTTGGCATTTTAAGCTTCATTTTTCTGGTGGTTGCGATCGGTACTGATTTCTGGTACCTCATTGACGCTTCGAAGCTGGAGAAATCTGGCAATTACTCGGATCCGCTGAGCTCGCACTCCGGACTGTGGAGAACTTGCCGATGTAAGTGCTTACTTTACCTAATGCTACGTCCCCGGGGGCAGATTTGCACGGGGAACTTTGTTTGCATTAATAAGCTAGAAAGACATTTCTGTGGAGAAAATATTGTACAGAACGTTTACCTGTCAGGTAAACGTTTACCTGTCAGGTAACCATGCTTGCACATCATCAGAGGTAGCAACTTCTAAAACTCATTTGCATTTgtgttctttttctttccttagttCAGAGCAAATGTTTCCCCCTGACTAACCCCTTCTGGCACGGGAATATAAGCTTCACCGACTCGCAGAAACAACTTTTAAGTgagtagaacttttttttttttctttcggctTCTTCATAAAAAGAGAGGCTTCAGTTTTCCATAGGTAGCAAAGGGACCCCTGGAGCCAGAGCCCCGTGATTGGGCAGAGGACCTCACGTGACCGCGGATCTCACTAGAATTCGAGAGCTTTCTGActcattttgaagaaaaaaaaagtctagctttctttttttttttttttttgctctctctttcctctcccccaaacTGGCATTTTACAAGCCCAGATGAGCTGGTCTTGGATGAACAACAGTACCACAGATTTTACTGGGCTTCCTGGTCAGGGGTTAAACTCTTCTTCCCTGTTCACGtttatttcagaacttttcaAACCTCCCCATAAAATATGTTATTCCTAAAAAGCGCCTGGAATGTCCGGATAAGACAAGGTCGCACCTCGTTCATGCTGGAGGAATGCAGGTGACGAGTCAGACCAATCTGGTACAACAGAGGCTGTAAAAGGGCTGCACGCCGGATAAGTCTGGGTTGGAACTTTAGAAATAGCACAAGAGATTTGTTTTCGTTTTCTTGTGGCACATGCCTGGTGAAAACTGGGCACATGTATTCCAACCTACTAGATTGCTAAACCTTTCCGTATCGCAGTGACAGTGTCCAGCATTCAGAATAACTGAAAACAAGGTCGAGCTGGTGATATCGGTCCTTTGCAGGCAGCTTGTTGTTATCTTAATGAGAGTACTGTAGTATCGACATCTCCCGTCAGCCTGACCGGTGCATTCAGAAATAAAGGCTTGTGCTGCCATTAACGTTCAGGTGCATTCCCTTTTGGTTCTTTGTCGCCCCTTCTCAGGTAACTGGCAGTAATCTGACCTGCATGGACAGGCATTTCTCTTAAGTACACAACTGGAATGAAAGCATAATCTGAGTTATCTTTAGATTTTTGTGTTTATGAAAATATAGGCTGCCTGATTTTAGACGAAAAGTGGATTGTTTAGAGCATGCATATGACTTAACAAGGTTTTgaaaaggttttgtttttctttcagggAAATACGATAAATGTTCTTACAAGTCTGTGTGTCCATTCTTCCAAGGTCTCACCGAGAAGGCCCTGAATCCTAATGAACAATAACAGCtatgcattttttttactttgtttgcTGTGACAAAAGACATCTGTCTTTCCTGGGACTAACATGACAGAAGGCGATTTTAGCCAGGGACGATTTTCCTAGGCAAAGGATTTATGGGGAAAATGGTAAACAATATGTCCGCCATCAAGTTAtagcaagagaaaaaaagtgcttgTGTTAAAGTGGACTTGAATGTGCCCCTTTGACTTGGAACTGACAGTGAGAAGCCTTCTGGCAATATTTCAGAAATGTAGAAAGAGATGAAAGGATGATGATACCAGCAGGAAGTTTTGGATCTGGTCTGATGATAATAAATCTATTTTCCCTTAGCCATGAAGTAGCCCATTCAGATATGTAGTTTTATTTTCTAGGATTTCATTTTCATATAATTACAGTTGTcttaggtggtggtggtgggcaggTGGGCAAGATCCATGGCCACCGAGGGtaacatggtggtggtggtggtggtggggggggggggggggcaggtgggcaAGATCCATGGCCACGAGGGTAACATGGTGGCGGGACCCTCTCATTCGTGAACACTGGCCCTTGCTGTTGTACGTTGCATTTTTAGTAGTTTGCTGTAAACTGCTTTGTGTCACAGTTTCCGATACTAAGGCAGTCTATaaatgaaaaactgaaatgaaatatGATAAGCTACCCATTCTCGTTCATCCTGCCCACATTGCCGCCCTAGAATATATATCCTGGCTGCCAGACATAGAATGTCACCGCCCTTTGGCTATTACCCACCACAGTTTTTCTCAGCTTCTTCCATTGAACCCTACCCTCCTAGGCAGCTGAGCATGCAATATCCCCTTTTAAGTTTATACCCAGCACCCTTTCTCTCCCATTTCCCACAATAATCCCAACAGCTGCTACCTGAACAACCAGCAAATATTGTAatatagtaaataatggcagataaagagcatCTGCCCAAGTTGCCTTCATTTCTGGTTCTCTATGACTTTGGGTAGAAAAGCATTTCCACCCCCCAACCCCCAGTCTATTACCCGATTTCTCAACCCTGTTCCCCCTATCTATGTCCTAGCTATGTTTACATTTTGTCACAGTATAACTCAAGTACAGAGAAACTTGAGACTGTTGAGTCTTTAAACTGTATATAATATCTCTTGCCCCGTGACTCATCCAATATAGTGCAGAAATCTTCATTAGTTCTATGCTTAGTACCGCTCACACTTTGATAGCTTTATTAAGATCTTTCATCGAACAGGATATTGGTTTCATGATCAGCTCCTATCCATAGCGTTTTAATTATCACAGAAATACTGGCTATAGTATGAGCACTGAATATATGTTTGAATCCCTTCCTAGGGAAAGGAAAAATGTGTGTCACATCTATTTGAGATAATCTTCCCGAATGAATATGACATGACTATGACAGAAATGACGTGGTGTCTGCTGCCTTCTTATTGCAGTTGTAAGATGACTGACCTAGTAGTGTTCTACGGCCCTCACAGATGGCTTCATTATCTTGAATCCTTTATCGGAAGACTTTCAAAGAGAGCATGGCTTCTGCTGGGTGGAATGCACTGCAATTAGAAACAAATCCCTTACGTTGTCTATCAAGACAAGAGGGACGATTTTCATGTCAGCATGCTAGTACAACGGGGTAATAAAGGACCATTTGTTTCTTTATAATTATGTATATTACTGAGTGAAATAAATTACATCTTAAGTTACAATTTCTCAAAAATGTTTAGGAAGGAATCATTAAGAGTTTTTATGTGCCAAAGAATACTGACACACATTACAGTTAGTCTTAAAATGCTCTGTTTTAATGACAGTGTTAATAGCTTTTGTTAATCTTAAATTTATCTATTTAATTAATATAACTCATTTTACGATTTAATTTGAGACAATACAATATAGCACTTTGAGGCAATGTTATTTTTCCTGCTTCTGTCAGGAGCTATCACATGGGGCCTATTTGCAATGGAACCAAACATATATACTCAAAATCAAATGATTgatgctgattttcaaaggatttaggtgcttaacttttggagttaggatcTTAAAttgtgccttttgaaaatttactagggctgagtatTTAAGCTCCTCTTTTCACTAGGTGCTTATATTAGCgaacatcctcctcagattccccaTTACCTCACATTCCATCCCCCCTTGCCCTAGCCTAACCACTGCCATCCTTGACTGCCTCGACCTTACCTcctccaaggaaattgaatcACTTCTTAAAATGATTAAACCTGCATCTCACCCCACAGATTCCATCCCCACTAAAGCACTCCTATCGATTCCCAACACCATCGCCAAACCTTTAgctgacatcattaattgctccgtCTCCTCCGGCTTAGTCCCAGACACActcaagcaggcagtggtcaaacccctgctcaaaaaaccATTGTTAGACCCTAACGACCCATCTAATTTCtgtcctatctcaaacctcccatttatctctaaaatcatggaaaaggtagtcaattcccaactcatggactaccttgaaAACAACAATATCCTTCAcccttcacaatttggttttcgcaaGCACTTCAACCCTGAAACCCTCTTATTCACCCTCTCTGACCACCTCATCAGAGGCATGTACCAAGGTCACTGCTACTTTCTTGCCCTTCTCGATATTTCCTCTGCTTTGGACACAATAAGCTGTaaccacctcctctcccgcctagccgacataggcatctcaggttcagccctccagtggtttaaatcctacctgtcTAATAGATAGTTctcagtcaaaataggcaatgctgaatcCACTCATTACTCCCTCtcccaaggagtcccacaaggctcctccctctcatccaccctatttaatatttatcttacACCGCTCTGCCAGCTTCTTTCCGATCTTGGCCTCAAGTTctacctatatgccgatgacgtccaaatcatcataccaatcCATGACTCTATTTACTGTTCTCTAAaactctgggagaaatgccttgctTCCATTAATACCCTACTCACTAATCTCCACCTTGCCCTAAACAccaccaaaactgaactgctccTCATATCTCAACACCAAATCCCCAAACCCTCCCTTGCAAACGACCCGGCATTTAGTTCCATCTCCGCTCAGCCCTTTATACGAGACCTCGGTGTCCTTattgaccagcaattgaacctaaagaaatacatcaacacaatcctcaaggaaggtttctttaagctcaatgttctaaaaaaacctaaaacccttACTTCATAcccatgatttccgtactgtcattcaggccaccctctcttctaaaatggactactgcaactcctttctcctagggctcccctactctaccataaaaccgcttcaaatgctcAAGAATGCGGTAGTGAGGACCATCACAAATGCCTGTAAATCAgcccacatcacccccatccttaaagacctccattggctcccagttccCTCAcgcatcctctataaaacccttactattattcataaatccatctacaGACACAATTCCAAGTGGCTTGATGAACCTTTCCGCCTTATACGCTCTAACCACCCCACCAGAGCAAccaataaaggaaccctccatgtgccatccctcaaaaaggcacacctcacctccatgAGGGATCTTaccctctccattgctggtcctaccCGATGGAACTCACTACCTACAAACCTCTGACTTGAGCCTTGCaccatcaaattaaaaaatacattgaaaacttggctcttcaagcaggcttacccagattagatCCTCTGCGCCATTATCCCTCTGCTGCATTAGTACTTGACCTGAACCTATGTATAAAGTTTTTTACATTGTTCACTTGTTATCTTATACAATTTGTTGCTCTTGTTTGCTAATTGTCGgccactcctctccctttctctctgttgTCCCACCCCCAGTActtgtttgatgtattttccaccttcagtttggatgtaaaccggtatgatgtaaccactaataccggtataaaaaaaaaaaccaaaccattaaataaataaataaataaataacaagctAGGTAGacagtgcattgtacaaatcaactcctcttgtacctgtcATCAATTAAAATGACAGAAAACCTTCAGTGATGTGAACTTTCCTGTTCATAGCTCCTACTATGTATGTAAAACcatcccctaaacctaccccatccccctaaaccccactctgagttaaaagtgccccctcttacagtggtataaatagtagagtgacatattggtctctctctctctctctctttctttctttctctctttctctttcttttcctgaTAACTCACCTGTGGTATATTAATCAGCGAAGGgagcaggaaaattagcctaaccatgccccctttgtTAGtgcgggtgctatttctgctatatttatagcattttgataaatctaggagtGATTGAGgcatacattttcaaatataagAGCCCGCTTTATCcagtgcaaggtgtaggttgtATATCAGTGCACTCTTCTATGTTATGTTGAGTGGGTGATGATTGTGTATTGGAGTGCTGGTTGATGTAGAAGGATCCCTTGAGTCCTAGATGGTGGAAGTAGATATCAAGTTCACCTCAGAATTGTATTGTCTGTATAGAATTGGTGGGGCAGAAGGAGAATTCCTATGTGAAGACAGATTCTTCAGCCTGGCTGATTGGACAGACTGACAGTGTTGGTGGAGAAGTCCAGGGTGTCCATTATAAGGGAGTTTCCATaaagaatttccctttgaaaatcagcttacAAGTATCCATGGGCTTGCAAGCACCAATGGGAGTTTGGAAATTGCTCTCAACAAGAGCTAAATCTTTCTTAGAGATGACATTGACCATAATACTGTCACCAAGATCTGCTGCAGTTGTTATTGGAAACATTTCTATTGAACCTTTTGTTAATTATTCATGCCAAACAGTTAATttaacagtgacgacaataggaatcggataaaagcaagccctttattaaaacgcccgactctggccgagtttcgctcccttgcacagagctgcctcaggggcaaatTTCATTCAACCAGGACTTGAAATAGTCAGTAGAAGATATCGCATTGATAATCAGCGTTGATGATTTCACACCAAAACAAATGGGTTTTCTCTAATTCACATAGCGATGCTATGTGATGCCGGCAATGAAGTAAAAAGCGTTCAATATATATCAAATCCAAAATAACGGCATCACATAGCATCGCTATGTGAATTAGAGAAAACCCATTTGTTTTGGTGTGAAATCATCAACGCTGATTATCAATGCGATATCTTCTACTGACTATTTCAAGTCCTGGTTGAATGAAatttgcccctgaggcagctctgtgcaagggagcgaaactcggccagagtcgggcgttttaataaagggcttgcttttatccgattcctattgtcgtcactgttacacagctcactggatcggctaccgctttgttttttgaaACAGTTAATTTAGACCTAAATCCATCCAGTTTAAAAAGGCTAGAAAGAAGATGCAGATACCCTCTCTATAAATAATGTGTCTATCTCTTAATGTATTCAAATGCATATCAGTGTATGTTTATATCagtattttgtaatatttataaatgttttgcaGATATAAATGTTTTgcagatatatatatttacttgCCATTTTAGAACATGACCAATAATTGCTTCCATTTTATGAATTGTTTTAATTAATATTAGCAATCATGCATGTTATTATCTTCACTAAAATGTTAGTCATTTTTATTACCGTATATATGTGTACTCATAGCAGTATCAAATGTTCCAAAGAATTTACACTCTAAGGGTTTATGAAGCATTAAGTATCTCTGTGTTAAATCATCTAATGGTCATTTGAGTTCTGAGTGAGCTAATCAAATATGCCCATTTACATTCTTATATGCTTTTTGATCTTCTTCAAATAGCAAGATAGTTATGGCTGAATAGGGTTCCAATTTCAACACAGAAAGATAAGCATCTTTTTCAAGGATGCATCAACCCCAGGTGTGGAGGGAGGTTGGGAGAAGCAAAATATGCACAGAAGGTTTGATTTCTAAATCTCCATGCTTTCTTCCCACTGCAGACTTTGCCCGCAGTTAAAGCAGATTGCAATATTTGTGATAGACCTTGCcaaagctaattttcaaagggaaattatgcaggtagtttccctttgaaaattcacttgaagGGTGTCATCGTTGGGGTTTTGATAATTGTGCCCTACAATTAAATTGAAGGTTTATTATCATCTGTCTGGATTAGGTGTGAACAAGTAGAACTAACCCCTATTACTATATGGTAAatctttttgtattattattaatgCATTCTCTACTGCTCGCTCTGGAACAGtggtgatatttcactgcaaacGGATTTTGATTAATACCTTCGGTAAAAGCAACAATAGCAATTTTATAATAAAACGAGCCTGGTTTTAGATTTAGTATTGCATCTCCTTggataattggaaaaaaaaatggcatcatATGTTACTCCTTGTAGATATGAATATAAATGCAGGCTCAAATGAATGCCAGATATTTAACTATAACCCACCATTTATAGGTATACTACCATAGGCAAACAAGACCCTCTCTCTGGCTTTCCTtcacatgctcccccttacaataATGCTGAACAGATACAAAATTGGGTTAATTGGGTTAATAAAGGCTCAGTCCAAGCCCACTATACAATAACAACCGTGCAAATCCACAACACATTCTCCCTACTCCTGGCCTCAGGAAATCTGCCGTATCCCAGCAGCCCACTGCCAACAGCTCAGTAAGGCTTCCAAAGCCGCTCCAGCATACCTCCAACACAAAGCAAACCAATCCTGTCACATCCCACCCAACAAGATAGGACCTGAAGTCTGGCCAGTGACCTCACTGGCCTGCTGCTGCCTTGGGTAACAGCTCTCCCTATCTACCAGTGGTTCCAACATTTGAGCTAAAGCCCCTTCTGAGTTAACCCGGGCTCAGGTTACCTGCAACTGTGACATGAAAACAGAATATAACAATGCACTGAAAGGGAAAGAGGGCTAGGAGATACCAGGGCAGTAGAAGAGTGAATGAggacagaaggggggggggaaggggttagaAGGAGAGATGATTGCTCCACCCAAGATCTGTACCCCACATGGAGCGTGACCATAACCAGGGGTCAGCCAAACCCCTGCTTGATTCAAAATCTCCATAAgggcagaagaatgaggccaCAGCCCTCAGAAAAGCAAGCGGGGGAGGCTAGACCTGGTGCCAGGTTAACAACAGAAGGTCGGAAACTTCGCCCCCCACTGCCTCAAACGTCTAAAAGCATATATCAAAAAGTGATGTTATATGTAAGAAAAATATATACCAAGgaatgcaaaatataaaataattgcaGATACAGTAGAAGTGGTTTGGTCCAGTATAGCTGCCTTTTGAAAGCATAGGTTGGAACAGCTCTCAACACTGCAGGGAAGAGGGTGCATTTATTAAAGATTTGCTTCAGTTGGGATATTTTCATTTGTAAATCTGGAGCAATGTTTCTACAGGTGCAAAACTGTACAATTTGGGCTCGCTTTTTTCAAATCTGCTCCTTCATATTGGAAAATCCAGTTTGACCTAAAATATAAAGGGGCTGCAGATGTGGTTTGGTCAAATCCAAAGGTAAATCATGGGCCGTGCAGAGAATCTTAACATTTGCATAAAGACTGCCCTGCCTGGTTTtgtttctttcctcttcttttcctcttcATAGATCTCGGGGACACCTTCAGTAGTTTGGTTGCCTCATATGTGTGCATTGAAATATTTTCACCTGGCATGACTAACTTAATGCTGTCAGAAAGTAGGCTTTTGAAATGGACTCAATGGATTTGCTAGAACTAATTAAACATTAGAAAATAGAATATGCATGGCAGCCAATCAGCTTCAGTCCCTAGTGGGCATTAGCTGAAGTTCACCGAAGGTCCAAACTTGACAGCTGATTAGAAGTTGATAAGTAAACAGAGCTTCCTTTCAGGCAATAACATGCAGgattatgttttgttttctaacAGTGATGGAATCCTTCTTGGCGGCAGACTCTCTAATATCATACAACTGCCCTCTCCAGCTCATTAGATACCCTGCTCTGTGACTCAGGACTTTTAACTTTCAGTGCAGGCAATTATCTGCTATTGCAGTGCACTTCCCAAAGGGTTCTGTTGCTTCAATCGAAATGGCTGGAACTTGCCCAATTCATGTTTCAGATAAAATGGAGATTTTGGCAGTAGGGAAGGTTTCTGAGAATCCGTTAATGATACATATGCAGCCTGTACGAGAAGATCATATGCTAGGCATTTTGCCTAAGCTCCAAATTAAGGCTGCTTGTTCTTTTGGAGGCTTTTGGAGGCCAATTGTGTCAAACGGCATATATGCCCTTTTTTTGAATGTGAGCGCATTCAAAATTGTAGGATTGTCTCTAGTAACGGGAATTCTGGATTGCTGCAGTGTTTTGTTCATGGAACTAACTGTTCATCTCAATCATAAATTGCAGTTAATCCAGAATAGTGTGGCCTAGTTAGTATGTGGAAAATCTAGAAGGGAGAGTGTTTTAACCATTGTTTTCCTTATTGCACCGGTTGCCAATAGCTGAGAGAGCAAGGGTTAAATTGCTGACTTTCTTGTTTCGTTGTAGGAGGGCCAATGTTCCTACATACCTGTGTCGCAAATTGGCTTGGTATAAACCTGGTCGAGTGCTCAGATTTTCCCCAGGTCTTCACGTGATGCCATCCCAGGGCTATAGGTTTAAAATTAGCCACTCTTAGAAACGGGCCATGTACAGTTGCAGCATCTCAGGCCTGGAATTCACTTCCATTTCTGGTTAGGAGTGAATTGAATTACTTACAGTTTCAGAAGTTGATCAAGACCCATCTCTTTCCTTGTAAGGATTAATGAGGGAGGTTGTATATAGCTGCTAATGTAGATGTTGCAGTTGATCGTGTGAAAAAAGGTGGGGATTGTAGCAAGGCGGAGGGATGTGAACAGAGCTAGAAAAGGGACTGCAAGAGTCCCCTGGGGGTGCCGTAGGCAGTCAgatgtttgttgtttgtttgtgttttttttgtctgGTTTTGATATGAAGAGAGATTATAAACCGTTTTTATTGTTGTAACTTTTTATGtgatatatacattttataaacaaataattgtAGTTAAAATCTTTTTACAGTAAAGCTATTAAAATGGCCTGTTTTTATAGAAGACTGAAAATCAACAGTGGTGCTTAAGTATTTGAATCAGGGACTAGGTTCTGTTTAATATCAACAGGAGCTTTTATGGTCACATTTTTTTTGGAGCAGTTTAATCTACTGCTTGAACAGAAAATTGTAGCCTAATCTTCAAGCAAACAAGAAGAAGAGCCAGAGAAATTaaccagattttatttttaactttatgcAAATACAAAGTGGAGCCATGAATTGTGCCTTAATTAAAACTGGAACCATGAAGGGTTGGGATTAGAGCtggaggacaaaaaaaaatgagagcACATGTTTAACTTGTATCCAATGTATAGACACAAGAGGCAATTCTGAATAGCCCAAGTATTGTAGCTGCAAAGGCCATAGGTACTTTTTATCCATGGATATTGTAATTAATTTTTCATGAGTAGttttctttggaaaatgaccAGTCCTTGGGTTAaaggtacctgcagactttgtaccTGAAATTTTTAACAGGGAAAAGATTTGCTGGGAGAAAAGAACATAGATTTGAAAGTTACATCGGGTGTCttatttccctaaccccccctctccccacactgGGAATACCTCCCTTCAGTCTGGCTAGAAGTATTCAATGCCGTGGAAGCCAGAGCATACTTTTAGCTAGGCAGAATGGAGTTTTAAAAAGGCTGTTTTACCTCTATAAAAGGCCTTGAAAttgtcctaaaaaaaacaaacatatttgcTTTAAATTATTCACAACCCTTGCTAGAGTCGCAGATATAAATTGTCAACTGTTGTATCCCAATGCCTGGATATAAGAAGGAACGGCACTTTATGTTTATTTCACAGAAAGCATTTCTTAAGACACCTCAGTAGAAATCCAGTAGTAACCCTAAGAATACATTTGACCAACAGCTAAAATGACCTTAGC from the Rhinatrema bivittatum chromosome 14, aRhiBiv1.1, whole genome shotgun sequence genome contains:
- the TMEM114 gene encoding transmembrane protein 114 isoform X2; the protein is MKLKLSILSLFVALVGILSFIFLVVAIGTDFWYLIDASKLEKSGNYSDPLSSHSGLWRTCRFQSKCFPLTNPFWHGNISFTDSQKQLLTLVTLTGISVYIAYSAAALKEALCLSGKKFLEGIDIRFGWSLALAWISFIAEILTGITFLMAARVVGLKRRREQTI